In the Colletotrichum lupini chromosome 4, complete sequence genome, ATGCGGAGTCGAGGGCTTTCTTGAGGGAGGCGAGTGATAGCGCTCGTATCGCCTCCCAGGCGCGAACTTTGGAGGTCAAGTTTGTCGATTCTGAAGGCGGACCAGAGCTGGTTCGTGGGAATAAGACTGGCAGGCCTGCCCGTGATGCTGCTTGATGCGCCTGGGTAGAGGCATTGTTAACGGCGTGAGTGTTTTAATGTCATCGGCAGGAACTGTCAGGAGGGCAAACAACTCTTTCCTTTAGATTAAATGACACAAAGAGACATGATGTGTATTTGCTCCAAATCATGTGTCGCTTCTAAATCAGAAGTATGTTCTCACTTAGTCAAGCTCTTCTCCGGGTTCTTCTCATAACGATTACACCACTTTCGCCACTCCTTCGCGGCCTTGTGCATCACAACCCTTAGATCCTCCTTGACATCGTTAACCTCCCAAGCCTCATCTTCCCAGTTCTTCTGACCACGCGTCATGGCGGGGGACCAGCCAATCGCTTCCAAACATTCCCTGATTTTATGTCAGCTTTACTTTTTCCGATGAACTGAGGCAGGTGAGTTGGGAATGAGGAACTTACACTTCCGTGGGCGAAGACGTGTATCTGGGAAACAGTCTCGAGTCGACACGGTGACACTCGGCTTCCAGATATCGCGTCAACACGTCGATGCGGTTCGCCGGCTTGAAGCTCAGCTGGAGCTTGTCCTCCTTGGCCAGCTCGGCCTCTGACTTTTCAGGGTCGATGGACTCGGGCTTCTTGGATGTGGAGGCGATGCGCTTGGTGACGGAGCGCGCCGTCTTGGAGCCCTTGATGGTGAAGTAAGCCCACACAGCTGTGATGAGTCAGTAAGTAAACCGCAATAGGCATGGATGTTTAAGTGAAGAAGACTTACCGTTGACTTCAAAAAGCCCAGAAACGGCAATCATAACCAAGTCAATGGCCAGCGAAACAGGAAGCAGCCCAGTCGCGATGATGGCGTCGCGCTGCGCCTTGGACTTTGTCCGCAGCATGGAGTTGACGAATTCCTCCCTCATCGCCTCGGGCGTCATGTTCATCGACGGCGAGTACACAAAGACAATCTCCTCGACGCCAACCGTCTTCTTCGTCTCGTGAGAGGTGTGGGCTGGGTCATCCTCCATGAGCTCGTCTTGCTCGTCCTTGTCGGCCTGCTGGGACTTGAAGTAATCCTCTTCTTCCCTATCACCCTTCTCTTCGGCCAACTTCTCATTCCTTATTTTCTCATCGAGATCCTTGTCCTCGGAGGACTTCTTCTCCTCATCGTGAAGGAGATTCTCCGCGTCGTCGTCCTTGACATCGGTGCTCTCACGCTTCTTCTCGTCAAGGCTCTTCTTCGTCTCTTTCTCATCCCCCGAAGCGCCCTTGTCCTTCTTGTCCTTCTTCATCCTCCCCTTCAGCGAAAGCTTGCGCGATATCGCCGACGGCGGCCTCGCCGGAGGCGTAACGCGCGCCAGGTAATCCAAATTACTCGTGGTGGTGTACTGCATAGCCTTGTCCACCCCGCGCGTACACTTTGCCTTGAATCCCGCCCAGCTGGTCGTCTTTGCGTCGCTCATCTTGGCCTGCCGCACCTCCGTCTGCCACTTGCGCTGCACCTTGTGAGCTACGCCCTCCTTCACGCCCTCAGGCGGCGCCTGAAGAGGCGGAGGTGGGGGCGTGTAGATGAGAAAGCGGGTAGGGATGGCATCAGAGGGCGCTTTGGAGCCCAGCCAGGGCTTAGGAAAGGGTACAAGGTAGGTGATGAGCTTGTGGGGGTCTCGGCTGTAGTGGATTGGGTTTGAAGGGTCGTCGTTGCCAAAGTCGGAGCCTTGGCGCTTGGGGGGCGGCATGATGCCTTCTATGGAGGGTGTTCTTGAGAACGGCGGCGGTTCCTGGCTCTGGGAGAGCAGCTCTGCCACGGCCTTGGGGTGAGGGCGGGCTGGTAAGGGCGGCGGAGGTCCgttttcctcttcttcctggAGACGCTCCGCGAGGGCGCGGTCCTGGTCCTCGTGCGATGAGAAGGGGTTGGAGGAGAGCGGCCCGTTAGTGCTCCAAGCCGGCTGGGTGTGTCGTTGTGGAAGGGGTGGTGACTggccttcttcctcttcctgaAGTGCCAGGGCCATTGCGTAGTCACGATCTTCTTGCTCTTGGGCTGCCGGATCTCTACCGTAACCGCCGTGCTCTTGAGCATAAAAGTCGGGGACTTCTGACACTGGTCTTGGATTCGGGACCGGCGGCCGGTCTTCAAAATCTGGGAGCGCTTCTGCGACTTTGCCCTTGTCGATCGATGAAGGGCGCCCATTGGCGTTCGAGTGATCGGTGTTGTGGTACAGCACCGCAGGCTCCGGATGCGTCTCAACGGCTTTGCCCTTGTCGAATGAAGAAGGGTACTCAGTTTGAGGGGAGTACGTTGCATCGTAATACCGTTCGGCCTCCGCAGTATCAACTGAGTCTGCATGAGAGAATCCCGTGTCGTGGTGTAATACAGCGGGCTCGGTCATGGGCGACACATGATAATCCTCGTCCACCTTAGTTTGACTCGGCGAATCAAAAGTAGACGCCGTGTGGTGAGTCGAGACCTTGGACTCGTGAGGCGGTGTTGCTGGTCTATGAGTGCTTGGCGGATCGTAAATATTGTCTTCCTCCTCAACCTCCGGAAGCGCTCCGGCCGCTGCCGCCTGCCTCTCGGCATCCCTATCCCGCCAAGACAGATTCGAGCGCACGCTGTTTGAACGAAGGGTAGAGGGCGTGGCAGGAATGATGTTCACAGCCGGAACCCCGCTCCTCGGTTCGACGGGTGAGTCGTCTTGGGCGTTATCATACCATCGATGCTGaggttgctgctgttgctgccgcCCAGACTGAGGCTGGCCTTGGCCCGATGGCGATGAGGAAAAGAAGAGCTCTTGCTCCGCAATGGAGCTCGTCGTGTGACGTTCCCTTTCCTGTGTGGTGTCCATCTTTGGCGAGAAGACGATGTTCTCTTTCTTGGCGATGCAGATGCAACGTGTTTCAGAGAAGATCTTTTCCAAGTTTTCGAGAATTCTTAGAGGTTCACACAAGCATGAAGAGAGAAGGAAGAGAGTTCTTTGGGTTCACTTGACAAAATAGGCGCGCATCACTGATCTGCCTCTGAACCTTAATATTGCGCCTCCCCATGAAGAAGGCGAACACACTTTCCAGTCTTTCAACGGCCGGGAAGGGAACGCGCAACACGAGCTGCGGCGTGGGCGAGGAAGGGGGCGGATGACGTGTTTTCAGATATTGAGGGTGTGGCGCAGTGCCATGGATTGTGGCACCGGCCCAGCAATTGGACTTTTGTTCCTAGGCATTCACGCATTCAAGGCGATGGATCATGGCTGATTAAACGAGCTTACCTTGAACGAACAAGGATCCAAGCAGCGGATAGTGTGGCTAGAGAGAAGGCGTTTCATAGCAGAGAGGGGGCGATGCGTTGTTCATTGTTTGTTGGGTAAGGCATAGTGATGTGATCCTGGCCTCACTTGGATCTCGGGGCGGCCTATTCTCAAGAGTTGAGAAACCGTCACGTGATGGTTTATTGGAATGAGCGACAGGCATCTCGTTTGTAGCTCATGTCGTTCGTGAAAACTAGAGATCTTGCCAGTCCAACCTTGGTGATGTCGTCCCCCGATAACCCGGAACTCCAAGTCCCGATGCTGCGTCTCTGTCGAGAATGAGTATATATAGCGACTTTGCTCACCAGAGAGCAGCCAAGGTCTTGGTGGGTTTCGAGTGGGTTGCGATACGACGGCTGGGCTAGGTGGAAACGCGGGCAAAGCCAGAAACTCCGTGGGGATGCGACATGTATAAGCAAAATAGTCCAATCGCTCAAGACATTGGAAGTTGCGATTTACCATGGTGAGGCTTCATCATGAAGGTTGAGAAGAATTGTTGTAAGATAGACGTTGAGAATGGCCGGCGCGTATCGCAACACCACCTTTGCCTCCCGGAGTGGGGTTTTCAAGGTCTGTAAATAGACCGCTAGACCAAGACAATATGTTTGAATAGCCAAGGAAACCCGTAATTTCCCTCCGATATTGTCCGTGCCTATCATCGACTAGGTTTCGCAACTCTGGATGTCGTTCGGAGTCAACGACGCTGGCGGCCCTTAATGCTAGGCTCCGTCCCGTTGTCCGCCTTCCGCGTATAGTAAACACCAAATATAGCAGTTCATTTCATCAAGGCGAGAACTCGCCGTGTCAGTTAGTGCCTTATTACCTTCCGTACGAACACGCCATTCATCAAGCGACTGCTTAGCGGTGGCGGTCATGGTCTCGACATCGGCCGTGGCTGAAGACCGACGTTCAGCGCAGGAAAAGGCCCAAACCAAAGAAAAGCCTCCAACTCAAGGCGACATCCAGCGTCTTGCGTGCGAAGGGACGATCCTTGCTGAGGCCCACGGAACGTGTTTAAGCTTTCTCGAAAGAGTTACCGACACTGCCGTGATAGCCGTGCGCTCGGTCACCCGAAGTCCAGCATACCTCTTCTACGACGGGCAATAGATGGGATCGCTGCGGTGCATTGTGCTACAGCACGACGGGCAGGGAGGCCGCGGCAGTGTGGAATCTAAGACAAAATAGTTGCAGGCGGTGCGGCGCGGTGCGATGCATGTCTGTCAGGGGAATTTCTGGGAATTGCACCAAGGAAATAGCTGAGTCATCCACGCTTTAGGTAAGCAAAAGGGCAGCACGGTGTTTTTGCACCAGGGAGCGCCCGACCGGGCCCACTCCGGCCATCTCCACCCGGGGCTTCGATCCGCGAATAACTTCCACCCCCAGCATCGTTTTCCATTTTGGAAACCTGTCAGTGCTTGTCTCAAGCACCTCGAGCTCCTCGACTCGCTCCGGTCTCTCCCGCTAAGTTCCATCACAAGTGGCTCTCTTCTTACAGATTTAGATCATGAAGTTGCTGTTCTCCAAGTTCAGATAAACAGAACCTGTGGTCTTTGCCAGCGCCGTCGGTCTGACTTGGCACTACCTTTATGAGGATCTCTAATAAGTCAGTGCTGCTCAACCTAATCTCTCTGCATCTGTGTCTGGACGGTAGCCTTCTCGAAGATGCGGCTCTACAGATAGCACGCCTCGCCCTTCCTGAAAATAACTTTCCCTCCGTCTGAGAAAAGGGCCCCCACTGCGCATGGATGCGTTTCCGCCTGTTGCTCTGAGGCATGTTTCACCGTCATCCCGCCGCTTCTACTCGTCGATCTCCCGCACAGCACCTTTCCCTTACCGCCGCACCGCTGTCCCAGAACGAATGAGAAGAAGAGAATCCACCACCACTTCCCGTCAACCTTTACGCAGCAGGCACCGTAGAAGGGGAAAAAATGGATGGTCAGGATGGATTCAGACGTCTTTTGATTCGCCCACTACGTTTTGGCCCCTCTCTTCTCTCACGGCGCAAGAGCCTCTCTGTGTATCTCCTCTCCCATGTTTCCCTGGTATCGTGAAAGGTATGTAGTAAGGCTGATGGGTCCACCATGCTTCGGGACGGCCGCGCGCCGGGACATAAGTGTCAAGCTTGCTTCCCGCGGGTCCTCCCACGTCGAAAAGGCCCCACGCGTCCTTCACAGATAACGGGTCGTTACGAGGGCCTGGAAAGAAAGATGAAGTTGCATCAGGAGACAAAACACAACCGGGCCCAGAAGAGACCCACCTCCGGTGCTTATTTTGGTCGTCGTATTGCAATGCTCCATCCGTTGATGGCAGGCCGAAGGTTCTATCCTATGTGGTGGTAAACCGTCTGACCTTGGCAAAAAAGTGTCAAGACATGCCTCCCCCGCCTCTCGGACCCGGAAGGTTGGGTTGAGACTTGTCagtataagtattactagtcgGCTCGTTCCCGTAGATCGTCGTCCTGGCTTGAACCTAAAATTCCAAGTCTTcacttttcctttcttttctttaaCATCACCGGGCTGGCTTCCCGTTTCGCTTCGCCCGCTCCCGCACAATGCAGCCGACGAGCTTCTTCACGCTCGCCTTTGCTGCACTAGCGGCAGCGGCTCCACCTCTTATGGATGTACTCAAGAGCAATAATGATACCTTGAGTACTCTGACCTGTATGTTCTTCCATGGGATAGGCCGTGTATGGGCAAGAGAGCGTGACTACTAACACCACCGACTAGCACTTCTGGCGATGGTTCCAGCACTGAACCAGACCCTCGTCAAAGCCAAGGACGTCACCGTCCTCGCTCCCTCCAACGATGCCTTCGTCAAGATGATGCAGATGGACCCTACCTTTGCCCAAAAGGCGACCAACGCAACCTTCCTCGCCGATCTCCTAAGCTACCACGTCGTCAGCGGCAAGACCACGGCCACCATGTTTTTCGAACAGCCCAAGTTCGCTCAGACCCTCCTCGAGATGCCCACCGCCAACGTCACGGGTAATCAAAAGGTCGAGCTTGTCAGGAAGGGTGATCAGGGCAGGGTATTCAGCGGCTACAAGCAGATGAGCGTCATCACAAAAGCCGACGTCGCCTTCCAGAACGGCGTACTTCACATCATCGATACCGTCTTGACGTTCCCCGGATCCCCCGCCGACACGGCTATGAACACGGGCCTCACGAGCATGGCGGGCGCGTTGATAAAAGCTGGGTTGGTCGATGGTGTCAACTCTTTGCAGGCCGCGACTGTCTTTGCACCGACGAATGCTGCGTTCCAGGCTATTGGGGCTACGGTTGCGTCGATGGAACCTGCGGATCTTGCTAGGATCCTACAGTATCACGTTCTCATGAACCAGGTCCGGTTCACCACAGGAGTGGCGACCAAGATGGGATATAAGAGTCTGATGGGCGAGAAGGTTTCGCTGCGGAAGGAGGATACTACCGTCTTTGCCAACTCTGCCAAGGTTACTATCAAGGATATCATTACCAGCGACGGTGTTATGCACGTCATTGATAGGTAAGCATGTCTCGTTCCATTCCCAGCTCACAGCTTTCCAGGTTACTTACATACGAACAGTGTCCTCAACCCAGCATCACCCAAGTTGAGCCCAGGAACCTCAACGGCTGCCTTCCCCGGAGCAGTTCAAGCTGCCAATGCCCCCTTCACTGACGGTGTCAAGCCGACTGCGAATTTCACTCCGGCTGGGGCGGGTTCGAGAAGTTTTGATGCCTCGCTCAAATTTGCTATGATGGGGTTCATGGGCTCTCTGGCTGTTGCGTACCTGTGAGTAGAGGCGACGTAGTGTCTCACAACAACTCTCATTCTTTGAAGCTCTGGTGAGCAGACATTATACTTGAGAAGAAGTGCCATCTTGTTTCTCACATAATTACATTTAATTGGGGTGGTATACTGCTATGGTTGATACTTTAATCGTCCGCGATGATTCAGTCGACTTTGATGAGCATCCAGTGGCTTTGAGTGAGATGTCATGCAAGAAAGAGGGTCGAATCTTGGTAGCGCTTTCCTGCTCCCCTGCATTGGATGTGACTGCCCAATTGCAATGGTGAGCGTGAGATGGAAGGCACATTTGGTAGTGAGGTACTTTACATCACCTCCACTTATGTCAGATTGATGCCCTGTAATGTGATTACAACTTCACCACATCTTCCGACTGCATATAAGCAGGAGATTTCTTTATTGGCACAACCTCGTTCCATGCCGAACCAGAAGAACCGCTCACTTATCTCATCAATTTCATTTGCCCTCACGCACGCCTCCAAATGTGGCTCATCAACACGTCGTCCCACAACCTTGAGGAGTTCATCGGCAGAGACATACCACCCTACGCAATCCTTTCGCACACATGGGGAAAGGATGAAGTGACATTCCAGGATATGAAGGATCCAAGGTTCTTAGTTCGGGAACAGACTATCAGGAAGGCCGGCTTCGTCAAGATCGCAAAAGCCTGCGGGCTAGCTCAACAACAAGAGCTGCAGTACGCGTGGGTCGACACGTGTTGCATCGACAAGTCAAGCAGTGCTGAGCTGACGGAGGCCATCAACTCAATGTTCAAGTGGTATCAGCGAGCAGCCATCTGTTATGCCTGGTTATCTGACCTGGACCCCTCCGCCGACATTGACAGCGACTTCGACGGTAGTGGAGACTTGGGTCAATGTCGCTGGTTCACGCGGGGCTGGACCCTCCAAGAACTCATCGCGCCCAAGGAAGTCGAATTCTACGACCGAGACTGGAACCTCGTCGGCTGCAAAAGTGGTCTTGTCGACCAGCTCCACGCTATAACAGCCATCGCCAAAGATGTCCTCGGCAACCGCCATCGCGCTTTGTTGCACACCTGCGTCGCCGAGAAGATGTCCTGGGCCGCAGGGCGGGAGACAACGCGTGTCGAGGACGCCGCGTACTGTCTTATGGGCATATTCGGTATCAATATGCCTCTCTTTTACGGTGAAGAAGAGAAGGCATTTCAAAGACTCCAGAATGAGATTCTGCGCGAGAGCGACGATGTGACGATCTTTGCATGGGAGAGAGCCCGACATAGACCGCCGCCAGATCAGTGCTTCTTTGACAACGGCCGGAATTTCGGCGGCGTGCTCGCCGAATCCGCAGACGACTTTGCCGTCCACCGCCATCAAAGAAAGATCTATCCGCCGCCTATCAGGCGACCGACGCTTGAGTTGACGAAGAATTGCATCAAAATCTACACCGAGCTCGTCTGGGAAGAAGCGCCCGAAGTCAGCGGACGCCGTTATTACATACACTGTGGCTCTCGTGGCGAGAAACA is a window encoding:
- a CDS encoding fasciclin domain-containing protein, whose translation is MQPTSFFTLAFAALAAAAPPLMDVLKSNNDTLSTLTSLLAMVPALNQTLVKAKDVTVLAPSNDAFVKMMQMDPTFAQKATNATFLADLLSYHVVSGKTTATMFFEQPKFAQTLLEMPTANVTGNQKVELVRKGDQGRVFSGYKQMSVITKADVAFQNGVLHIIDTVLTFPGSPADTAMNTGLTSMAGALIKAGLVDGVNSLQAATVFAPTNAAFQAIGATVASMEPADLARILQYHVLMNQVRFTTGVATKMGYKSLMGEKVSLRKEDTTVFANSAKVTIKDIITSDGVMHVIDSVLNPASPKLSPGTSTAAFPGAVQAANAPFTDGVKPTANFTPAGAGSRSFDASLKFAMMGFMGSLAVAYLSGEQTLYLRRSAILFLT